ATGATCATTTTGGTGCAGATGATGCAGGGCATGTGCGTGCAATATAATGTCGCGCCGCGGATCGGCACGCCGTGATAAGCCGCCTGGGTGATCGCGTTTTGCTCGGCATGCGAGCCACGGCACAGTTCATGGCGCTCGCTGGACGGCACTTTCATCTCCTGCCGCAGGCAAACACCCAGCTCCAAACAATTTTGAATGCCGCGCGGCGCGCCATTGTACCCGGTGGTCAAAATATGCTTATCATTGACCAGCACCGCGCCCACCCGCCGGCGCAGACAGGTCGAACGCCTGGCAACCATTTCGGCCAATCCCATAAAATACTCATCCCAGCTCGGCCGCGGCTCCGCCGCCGTATCGTCAG
The sequence above is a segment of the Candidatus Margulisiibacteriota bacterium genome. Coding sequences within it:
- a CDS encoding cytidine/deoxycytidylate deaminase family protein; protein product: MTEELKTAQTLFPDDTAAEPRPSWDEYFMGLAEMVARRSTCLRRRVGAVLVNDKHILTTGYNGAPRGIQNCLELGVCLRQEMKVPSSERHELCRGSHAEQNAITQAAYHGVPIRGATLYCTHMPCIICTKMIINAGIRRIVFKNFYPDDLAVQMLNESKIELVVFKG